In Desulfonatronospira thiodismutans ASO3-1, the sequence ACCTATGACCAGCTCTGGCAGGCATCTCTTACTGACGTGGATTACCTGAGCCTGAGCCCGGTATTTCCCACTCAGACCAAAACCGACACCAAGGAGCCCTTCGGGCTGGAAGGCCTGAAAAAGGCCCGGGCCATGACCGGCAAACCCCTTATAACCATAGGCGGAATCAACAGGGACAACCTGGCGGATATAATGGCCACCGGAGTGGACGGCGTGGCCCTGGTATCTGCTGTCTGCTCCGCTGATTCTCCCGCTGATGCAGCCAGGGAGCTTGTCCGGATAATCAGGGACAATAAGATGCGGATTTAGAATTTTGGGATTTTGGGATTTTGGGATTTTGGGATCGGGGAATTGGGGGATTGAGGGATTGGGGGATTCGAGGATTTTGGGATTGAAGGAATTATTGATCAGGAACCCATAACCTAAGGAGGTACATATGCCTGAGTATGTCGTTTTGAGCAAACTTACTGATGAAGGACGCAAGACCCTGAAAAAGAAGCCGGAACGTATCATGGAGGTAAACAAGGAGCTCGAGGATATGGGGGTAAAGGTCAAGCAGCAGTATGCCCTGCTTGGCAACTATGACTTCCTGAACATCGTGGAGGCTCCGGATAACGAAGCCATGATGAAGATGTCCGTGGAACTGGGATCCAGGGGATCTGTAGAGCTCTTGACCTTGCCGGCCTTAGAGATTGATGCTTTTGTCAAACAGGCTACCTGATCATCAGCCTGCAGGCAGCTGTTCAGGGGCATGGACGCCGTCCACGCCCCTGAACGATTTCAAATATTACTTTGTTTTGAGTTCCCTTGTCACCTCTTCAACTTCCCTTTCAAGCTCTGTCAGCAGATCCTCAACTCCCTGCATATCCTGACTGCGGCCCTTATGCTCCAGCTTTCTGGCTGTTTCCCAGGCCACGTCCGCCACAAAGATACCCAGCATCCCCTTGAGGGTATGGGCGCTGTGAGTCAGGGAACCCGGATCATTGTCCTCCACAGCCTTGCGGATGCGCTGCATGTAGCCTTCGTAGGTCTGGAGAAAATTTTCGGACAGTTCCGCAAGAAGCTCCTGGTCATCTCCCATGCGGGCCAGGGCAGTCTCCAGATCAGCAGCTGCCGGCGACTGAAGACCTGGATCTTTTGACATGTTTTCACCGGCTTCTTCCATTTCTTCCTGGCTCCGGCCAGAGTGTTCTCCCAGCACTGCTTTTATCTCCTTGAACAGATCGGCCTTGCGGATGGGTTTTTGCACATAGCTGTCCATGCCCGCTTCCAGACATTTTTCCCGGTCGCCTTTCAGGGCATGGGCGGTAATGGCGATAACAGGTGTCCTTAAAAGACCCTCTTCCTGCTCCCGGGCCCGGATAAGCCTTGTGGCTTCCAGGCCGTCCATAACCGGCATCTGCACGTCCATGAGCACCAGGTCAAAATTCTCCCGGGCCAGAGCATCCACAGCCTCCCGGCCGTCATGGACCCCGCGGACCTGATGCCCCTCCTGGCTGAGTATCCTGACGGCCAGGAGCTGATTCACCTCGTTGTCTTCGGCCAGCAGTATCTTCAAGGGCCTTAAACCGTCAATTTCCTCCCCTTTGCCCTCTTGCGCCTGCTCCTGTTCATGGTCCATGCCCCCTGATACGGCATCCAGGATGGCCCCCAGAAGCTTAGACTGCTTTACCGGCTTGAACAGGTAGGCCTTGACCCCGTAGGTTCGCAGTTTCCGGGAGTCTCCCAGCTGCGCCCCGGAGGTAAGTACAAGTATGACCGGCTTTACAGAAGGGTCCATGTCCTGCATGGCCTCCAGCACGTCCAGGCCGTTCATCTCCGGCATGTGCATGTCCAGGAGCATGACCTGAAAAGGATCATTTGCGCTGGCGGCATGTTCCAGCATCTTCAGGCCCTGGCCGCCGCTCTGGGCGATGGCCGGCTGCATCCACCAGTACCTGAGGCTTTCTTCGAGTATACCGGCGTTGTTGGCATTGTCGTCAACAATGAGCACCTTGAGCCCCTGCAGCTGGCTTACATCCCCCAGGACCTGCTCTTTTTGCGCATCCTCTCCAGGCTCCAGGGGCAGCACAAAGCTGAAAGTGCTGCCTCTGCCGGGCTCGCTTTGCATCCAGATACGGCCTTTCATCATTTCTACCAGGCGGCTGCTTATGGACAGCCCGAGCCCTGTGCCCCCGTACTTACGGCGGGAGCTGCCGTCCGCCTGAACAAAGGCCTCAAAAATACCTTCCTGTTTGTCCCAGGCAATGCCGCTGCCGGTATCCACAACTCTGAAGAGTATCTGCAGTTTTGAGAGGTAACCCTCGTCCCGGGCTGCATGCTGGAGCATTTCTTCTGCTGCCGCCAGGCGGACTTCCACCTGCACCTCACCCTGCTGGGTAAACTTGATGGCGTTGCCCACCAGATTGACCAGTACCTGGCGCAGGCGGTCAGGATCTCCTTTGAACCCGTCCTCCATATCCGGCTCCACACGCACTACCAGCTCCACCCCCTTTTGATGGGCCAGCATGGCCACGGAGTAGACAGCGTTGTGCACGGTTTCGCGCAGGCTGAAGTCTATGTACTCCAGATCCAGCTTGCCGGCCTCGATCTTGGAGAAATCCAGGATATCGTTTAAAAGGGCCAGCAGGGACTCAGAGGAATTCTGAATAATGGACAGATATTCCTTCTGCTCGGGAGTCAGCTCGGTGTTGCCGGCCAGCTCGGTCATGCCCATTATGGCATTCATAGGAGTGCGGATCTCATGGCTCATATTGGCCAGGAATTCGCTCTTGGCCCGGCTGGCCTCCCTGGCCTGCCTGGCTGCTTCCTGGTATTTTTCGTTGAGTACCATCAGCTCCTGGTTTTTTTGCTCCAGGTCCTGCTCTTTTTCCATGAGGGCGGTCACATCCTGAGCCAGTTCCAGGTAGCCGGCGATGTTGCCCTCACGGTCTCGCAGCACCTTGGCCCTGGGCCGGATATACATGACCCGGCCTTCACCCCGGTCCCAGCGGATAATCTGTCTGGTATCCACATCTTCGCCTCTTTGCAGGGTAGCTATGGGACATTCGGGCAGACCGCAGCAGTCGGCGTTGAATATCTGCCGGCATGTATAATATCTCAATTCTTCCGGGTCGTGCTCTTCTGCCAGGTCCATTGTGGCCCGGTTGGCGTGCATGATGTGCATATTGCTGTCCACCACGAACACCGGGTCCGGGATAGCGTCCAGGACCATGGTGTTGAAAGTGAGCATCTCATGGTATCTGTCCATGAGCCGGTTGAAGTCCGAGGTCAATTGGCCCAGTTCGTCCCTGGACCCGGGATCCAGCCGCCGGCCCAGGCTTTCTTTATTTTCCTGGATACCTTGTATCTGCTCCCGGATACGGCTGATGGGTTCTATAACGCTTTGCTGGACCACTTTGCGCCCCACCAGGAGAAAAACCAGCATAATGGCCAGAGGAGTGCCCCACAGAAGGCGGTTCATCCAGGCCAGCCTGAACTGCTGCTGGCTTACATCCAGATACTGGGCGGAGACCCCGACTGCATTGCCTGCATAGTCCAGTATGGGAAAGGCAGCAACGGCATACCCCTTTTCAATGCGCACCTGCAGACCCTGCTCTCCCTGCTCCAGATCCTGGACATTGAGGGCCTGCATTATCTCTTCCTCGCCCTCGCCTGCAGCCAGTATATAGTTCTCATTCAGGCGTGGATAAGTATCCCGGTCCTGCATCTCCGGGGCCAGGTGCAGCCATTCTTTTTTCATGAACATGTTCAGGTGACTGACATGTTTGAGTTCCAGGTCCTCCCAGACATCACTGAACCGGGACAGGGACTCCACTGAACCCAGGTATTCTCCGTTTTCGGAAAAAACAGGCAGAACAGCCCGGACCACCAGTCCTCCCCTGCCCACCTCGATGCCGGAAACCGGCTCACGGGTTTCCATTACCCGGTTCACCGTGCCTCGAAACTGAGTCAGGTCATCGGACCTGTCCTCCTGCAGACCGTTTAAGAGTACGTTCTTGTCCCGCCAGCTGCGCAGGAGGCTGCGGCCGTTGGGCAGATGAAAGTGCAGGCGCAGAGGCTTGTCTTCTCCCAGCATCCGGCTGTACCCCTGCATAAAATCCTGCAGGCCATGCCTCAAAAATTCCCTGGCCTCCTGTACGCGCAGATCGTAAGGATCATCCATGTCTCCTTCTGCGGCCGTTTCCAGAGACTCTCTCACCAGGGGGTGAGCCGAGAACATGGCTGCCTGCTCCCTGGCGCTCAGCTCCATTATGCTGACGACCTGGTCAATTTTGTCCTGATTCTCCAGGGCCAGCCTCTCAGCCCCGGACTTTTCCATATGACCGCGCTGCAGGGTGGAGGCATAAAAGGCCACCGAGGTGAAAAAAAGCACCAGGAGGATCAAGGGGATAAAAATCTTGCTTTGAATGCGCATAAAATTGTCTGAAATAAATAATGCAGCTGTTTTAGCAGGCTAAAGTCAGTAGTCCGCGGATTCGGTAAGGGGAAGGATAAAAAAGAAATTGTTGCCAAGCGGGGTTGGTTCATATCCCACTTCGCCGCCGTGCATTTCCACGATTTCCTTGATAAAAAACAGGCCGTGCCCTGTTCCCTGTTCTTTGCCCACATTGCCGGCCCGGAAGCCCTCCCGGAAAAGGCTGGCCTGCTCTTCAGGGCTCAAGTGCGGTCCGCTACTGAATACGTTGAGCTTGATGCCCGGCTTTTCCGGCCCGAAATAGTCAGGCTTGTATTCCCAGCCGTAAGAGATGAACTTGGCCTTGTGGCCGGAAAAATCAGTTACTTCCCGGGTATATTTGACAGCGTTGGAAAAAAGGTTGGCATAGACCTGGCTGATAAGCCCCTTGTCCACCACCACCTCGATTTCCTGGTCCGGCACTCCGGCCAGGGCGATGTCAATGCCCTTTTCCCTGAACTGGGGCGTAAAACGCTCCACTTGGGGATCTATTATCTGGCTTTTGAAATTGCAAACCTTTTTTTCCAGGACATACTTGCCCTGTTCGAAATGACTGCGCCTGAGAAGCGTTTCCAGAAAAAGGCTGGTCTGCTCGTAATGATTGAGTATCTCGCTGTACTGCTCCCGCAGGCCGTTGTGGATATATTCCAGGCGGGGGAGAAGTTCCCGGGAATCGACCAGGCCTTTATCCGGGTCGTCCCCGGCTGCCCGCGCAATGGCGGCCATATCATCTTTGAGGTTTCCCAGGGCGTTTATTTGCGCTTCCAGGCGGCGGTAAAAAATCTTGAAAAACATGTTGGGCACTATAACATTGTGACCAATATCCTTGACCAGGGAGTTGATGAACTGCAGGTGCTCCTCGTTTTTCCAGCTGATCATGCGCATGTGCAGCTGAAAACCCACTCTGTTGGCGTATTTCTGAAAAAAGAACCGGCCGTGTTCGTTTATCTTGCGGGCAGGGTATACCTCCAGCATCCCGATAAGCCCCTGGGGCAGACTGAAGGGAAGCTGGTCCAGCATGTCCCTGTTGGCCTTGATGGGCAGGTACAGACAATCTTTTATTACCTGGGGCTCAGGGCATATCTGCAGATTGTCCATTCTGCCCTCGGTGACCTCCGGGCAGTTGCCCTTGCAGGTGGCCACCATTTCCACCCGGTTCTCCCGCAAAAGAAAAAGGTTGCACTCCAGGTTGAAAAAGACCTTGGGCACCAGGACGCACACGGCCAGGAGATCGTGAAAGGATTCATACTCCTGGGAGAGATCAAAAAAAACATTGAGCGCGGAACTCTGGATGGGGCTGAAGGCATAATCTGCATAATCATCGATTTTTTCCAGCAGCCTCTTCTGGACCTTGAAAGCCCGGGACTCCTCCAG encodes:
- a CDS encoding GYD domain-containing protein, whose protein sequence is MPEYVVLSKLTDEGRKTLKKKPERIMEVNKELEDMGVKVKQQYALLGNYDFLNIVEAPDNEAMMKMSVELGSRGSVELLTLPALEIDAFVKQAT
- a CDS encoding response regulator, with the translated sequence MRIQSKIFIPLILLVLFFTSVAFYASTLQRGHMEKSGAERLALENQDKIDQVVSIMELSAREQAAMFSAHPLVRESLETAAEGDMDDPYDLRVQEAREFLRHGLQDFMQGYSRMLGEDKPLRLHFHLPNGRSLLRSWRDKNVLLNGLQEDRSDDLTQFRGTVNRVMETREPVSGIEVGRGGLVVRAVLPVFSENGEYLGSVESLSRFSDVWEDLELKHVSHLNMFMKKEWLHLAPEMQDRDTYPRLNENYILAAGEGEEEIMQALNVQDLEQGEQGLQVRIEKGYAVAAFPILDYAGNAVGVSAQYLDVSQQQFRLAWMNRLLWGTPLAIMLVFLLVGRKVVQQSVIEPISRIREQIQGIQENKESLGRRLDPGSRDELGQLTSDFNRLMDRYHEMLTFNTMVLDAIPDPVFVVDSNMHIMHANRATMDLAEEHDPEELRYYTCRQIFNADCCGLPECPIATLQRGEDVDTRQIIRWDRGEGRVMYIRPRAKVLRDREGNIAGYLELAQDVTALMEKEQDLEQKNQELMVLNEKYQEAARQAREASRAKSEFLANMSHEIRTPMNAIMGMTELAGNTELTPEQKEYLSIIQNSSESLLALLNDILDFSKIEAGKLDLEYIDFSLRETVHNAVYSVAMLAHQKGVELVVRVEPDMEDGFKGDPDRLRQVLVNLVGNAIKFTQQGEVQVEVRLAAAEEMLQHAARDEGYLSKLQILFRVVDTGSGIAWDKQEGIFEAFVQADGSSRRKYGGTGLGLSISSRLVEMMKGRIWMQSEPGRGSTFSFVLPLEPGEDAQKEQVLGDVSQLQGLKVLIVDDNANNAGILEESLRYWWMQPAIAQSGGQGLKMLEHAASANDPFQVMLLDMHMPEMNGLDVLEAMQDMDPSVKPVILVLTSGAQLGDSRKLRTYGVKAYLFKPVKQSKLLGAILDAVSGGMDHEQEQAQEGKGEEIDGLRPLKILLAEDNEVNQLLAVRILSQEGHQVRGVHDGREAVDALARENFDLVLMDVQMPVMDGLEATRLIRAREQEEGLLRTPVIAITAHALKGDREKCLEAGMDSYVQKPIRKADLFKEIKAVLGEHSGRSQEEMEEAGENMSKDPGLQSPAAADLETALARMGDDQELLAELSENFLQTYEGYMQRIRKAVEDNDPGSLTHSAHTLKGMLGIFVADVAWETARKLEHKGRSQDMQGVEDLLTELEREVEEVTRELKTK
- a CDS encoding sensor histidine kinase; protein product: MSEEISIKEITNRCLEESRAFKVQKRLLEKIDDYADYAFSPIQSSALNVFFDLSQEYESFHDLLAVCVLVPKVFFNLECNLFLLRENRVEMVATCKGNCPEVTEGRMDNLQICPEPQVIKDCLYLPIKANRDMLDQLPFSLPQGLIGMLEVYPARKINEHGRFFFQKYANRVGFQLHMRMISWKNEEHLQFINSLVKDIGHNVIVPNMFFKIFYRRLEAQINALGNLKDDMAAIARAAGDDPDKGLVDSRELLPRLEYIHNGLREQYSEILNHYEQTSLFLETLLRRSHFEQGKYVLEKKVCNFKSQIIDPQVERFTPQFREKGIDIALAGVPDQEIEVVVDKGLISQVYANLFSNAVKYTREVTDFSGHKAKFISYGWEYKPDYFGPEKPGIKLNVFSSGPHLSPEEQASLFREGFRAGNVGKEQGTGHGLFFIKEIVEMHGGEVGYEPTPLGNNFFFILPLTESADY